Proteins from a single region of Campylobacter sputorum:
- a CDS encoding N-acetylmuramoyl-L-alanine amidase, producing the protein MVKILKIVSILCFSFCLCFGAFADDIKAFDTKFDSSSESIKLKYYHSMKNIYIQSIIKSDKNLKIAALKRLITSSKALDMDYADYEKELASLGISDEKKQAVFENKKQNIAKKVEKKSQDDDKPDTILRLLEVAKIDNAIRLKFNRPPLSKEVKEFNLNNKTTNRFVMDFSGILIGKSRNIENYINDEVRVAQFDKQTLRVVFSDRNKVEYNISRENNYIFITSNKKITTDVSKDNKTKAQVVTQKKTNSSVKTEKKQTVSSKIKRSSKLIVLDAGHGGKDSGAVGNGFYEKNIVLQVALKTGKILKNMGYEVAYTRTNDKFINLRDRTNLANNKAASLFISIHANAAPSSKKAKSMNGVETFFLSPARSERSMNAAALENKSDIEEMNHFSKMTFLNFLNREKIISSNKLAIDIQSNILSSLKTKYKVSDGGVREAPFWVLVGALMPAVLVEIGYITHPTEGKRLANDAYQDSLAKGIAKGIEDYFIKTSL; encoded by the coding sequence ATGGTGAAAATTCTTAAAATAGTATCTATACTATGCTTTAGTTTTTGTTTGTGTTTTGGCGCATTTGCTGATGATATAAAAGCTTTTGATACTAAATTTGATTCTTCGTCAGAAAGTATAAAGCTAAAATATTATCACTCTATGAAAAATATCTATATTCAATCAATAATAAAAAGTGATAAAAATTTAAAAATTGCTGCATTAAAAAGATTGATTACAAGTTCTAAGGCATTAGATATGGATTATGCAGATTATGAAAAAGAACTTGCTAGTCTTGGTATTAGTGATGAAAAAAAACAAGCAGTTTTTGAAAATAAAAAGCAAAATATCGCTAAAAAAGTAGAAAAAAAATCTCAAGATGATGATAAGCCAGATACTATATTAAGACTTTTAGAGGTAGCTAAGATTGATAATGCTATAAGATTAAAATTTAATAGACCCCCGCTTAGTAAAGAAGTTAAAGAGTTTAATTTAAACAATAAAACCACAAATCGTTTTGTTATGGATTTTAGTGGGATTTTGATTGGAAAATCAAGAAATATTGAAAATTATATAAATGATGAAGTGCGTGTGGCACAATTTGACAAGCAAACACTAAGAGTTGTTTTTAGCGATAGAAATAAAGTTGAGTATAATATATCTAGAGAAAATAATTATATATTCATAACATCAAATAAAAAAATTACCACCGATGTGTCAAAAGATAATAAAACAAAAGCACAAGTAGTCACTCAAAAAAAAACAAATAGTTCTGTAAAGACAGAAAAAAAACAGACTGTATCATCTAAAATAAAACGATCTTCAAAACTTATAGTTTTAGATGCAGGACATGGTGGCAAAGATTCAGGGGCTGTTGGAAATGGATTTTATGAGAAAAATATAGTTTTACAAGTTGCATTAAAAACAGGTAAAATTCTTAAAAATATGGGCTATGAAGTAGCTTATACAAGAACTAATGATAAATTTATAAATCTTAGAGATAGAACAAATCTTGCTAATAACAAAGCCGCAAGTTTGTTTATATCAATACATGCGAATGCTGCACCAAGCTCTAAAAAAGCAAAATCAATGAATGGCGTCGAGACATTTTTCTTGAGTCCTGCAAGAAGTGAACGAAGTATGAATGCAGCTGCATTAGAAAACAAATCTGATATAGAAGAGATGAATCACTTTTCAAAAATGACTTTTTTAAATTTCTTAAATAGAGAAAAAATTATCTCTTCAAACAAACTTGCAATAGATATCCAATCAAATATATTAAGTTCTCTTAAAACAAAATACAAAGTAAGTGATGGCGGTGTTAGAGAGGCACCATTTTGGGTTTTGGTTGGAGCTTTAATGCCAGCTGTTTTAGTTGAAATTGGATACATTACTCATCCAACAGAGGGTAAAAGACTTGCAAATGATGCTTATCAAGATTCTTTGGCAAAAGGTATAGCAAAAGGCATAGAGGATTATTTTATAAAAACTTCTTTATAA
- a CDS encoding nitronate monooxygenase — MSFSSLKIGKYEIKFPIIQGGMGLGISWDKLAGNVSLNGGLGVISSVGTGYYENKAYIDKEINSKPYNSENFYSSKALKKIIENARKICGNLPLGVNVMCAANDYERIVKDACDGGVNVIISGAGLPTNLPEFTKDFAHVALVPIVSSAKALKIICKRWSGRYNKIPDAVILEGPKSGGHQGFTYEQCIDPEYQLEKLIPQVKEEIKNWGDFPLIAAGGIWDKKDIENAISLGADGVQMATRFIGTHECDAHINFKETILNAKQEDIELIKSPVGYPARGIRTNLLDLVDKRIGPKIQCISNCVSPCHRGVESKKVGYCIADRLYDAYAGIKETGLFFTGANGYKLKEIISVKELFKKLIDGENS, encoded by the coding sequence ATGAGTTTTTCAAGCTTAAAAATAGGAAAATATGAGATAAAATTTCCGATAATTCAAGGTGGAATGGGGCTTGGCATAAGCTGGGATAAACTTGCTGGAAATGTTAGTTTAAATGGAGGTCTTGGTGTAATAAGCTCTGTTGGAACAGGATACTATGAAAATAAAGCTTATATTGATAAAGAGATAAACTCAAAACCATACAATAGTGAAAATTTTTATTCATCTAAGGCCTTGAAAAAGATTATAGAAAATGCTAGAAAAATTTGTGGAAATTTACCTCTTGGTGTAAATGTAATGTGTGCTGCAAATGATTATGAAAGAATTGTTAAAGATGCTTGTGATGGAGGGGTAAATGTTATAATTTCAGGAGCAGGTCTTCCTACAAATTTACCAGAATTTACTAAAGATTTTGCGCATGTTGCTTTAGTGCCAATTGTATCTTCAGCAAAAGCATTAAAGATAATTTGCAAAAGATGGAGTGGTAGATACAATAAAATTCCAGATGCTGTTATTTTAGAAGGTCCAAAAAGCGGAGGTCATCAAGGTTTTACTTATGAGCAGTGCATTGACCCTGAGTATCAATTAGAAAAACTTATACCTCAAGTTAAAGAAGAGATAAAAAATTGGGGAGATTTTCCTTTGATAGCTGCTGGTGGTATTTGGGATAAAAAAGATATAGAAAATGCTATAAGCCTTGGTGCAGATGGTGTGCAAATGGCAACAAGGTTTATTGGCACACATGAGTGTGATGCTCATATTAATTTTAAAGAGACTATATTAAATGCAAAGCAAGAGGATATAGAGCTTATAAAATCTCCTGTTGGATATCCAGCAAGAGGCATTAGAACAAATCTTTTAGATTTAGTAGATAAAAGAATTGGTCCAAAAATACAATGTATTAGCAACTGTGTTTCGCCTTGTCATAGAGGTGTTGAGTCAAAAAAAGTAGGGTATTGTATAGCAGATAGACTTTATGATGCATATGCCGGTATTAAAGAAACTGGGCTATTTTTTACAGGTGCTAACGGTTATAAATTAAAAGAGATAATAAGCGTAAAAGAACTATTTAAAAAGTTAATAGATGGTGAAAATTCTTAA
- the tyrS gene encoding tyrosine--tRNA ligase, producing the protein MNIQEIIQELKRGVAEIIDMERIEFLIKGFYDKNENFYVKIGLDPTAPDLHLGHTVVLQKMAFLQKHGAIIQFLIGDFTAQIGDPSGKSETRKKLDVKTVLKNAKTYEEQVFKILDSSKTEIKFNSNWINDIGASGMIELASTFSVARMLEREDFTKRFKNGVSISISEFLYPLLQGYDSVEMKSDIEMGGTDQKFNLLMGRTLQRIYNIGKEQAIIMMPLLEGLDGVNKMSKSLGNYIGVTEDPNTMYGKLLSISDDLMWRYYELLSEKSISQIQEIKNGVKNGNIHPKNAKEALALEITSKYHGEKAANLAKIEFDNVHSKNEIPTEIQSFTIKENPVWIIKALVECKMCATNSEARRKIAENAVSINQSKISDEKMELNAGEYVLQIGKKSFAKLKVV; encoded by the coding sequence ATGAATATACAAGAAATTATACAAGAGTTAAAAAGAGGTGTTGCAGAAATAATCGATATGGAACGCATAGAGTTCTTGATAAAAGGGTTTTATGATAAAAATGAAAATTTTTATGTGAAAATAGGCCTTGATCCAACTGCGCCTGATTTACATCTAGGGCACACAGTTGTTCTTCAAAAAATGGCATTTTTGCAAAAACACGGCGCTATAATTCAGTTTTTAATAGGCGATTTTACTGCTCAAATAGGCGATCCAAGCGGAAAAAGTGAAACTAGAAAAAAGCTTGATGTTAAAACTGTGCTTAAAAATGCTAAAACTTATGAAGAGCAAGTTTTCAAAATTTTAGATTCAAGCAAAACTGAGATTAAATTTAATTCAAATTGGATAAATGACATTGGGGCTAGTGGCATGATAGAACTTGCTAGTACTTTTAGTGTTGCTAGAATGCTTGAAAGAGAAGATTTTACAAAAAGATTTAAAAACGGCGTAAGTATATCTATAAGCGAATTTTTATATCCACTTTTACAAGGATATGATAGCGTTGAGATGAAAAGCGACATAGAAATGGGTGGAACTGATCAGAAATTTAATCTTTTAATGGGTAGAACTTTACAAAGAATTTATAATATCGGAAAAGAACAAGCCATCATTATGATGCCTTTGCTAGAGGGTTTAGATGGCGTAAATAAGATGAGTAAAAGTCTTGGAAATTACATTGGAGTTACAGAAGATCCAAATACTATGTATGGGAAACTTCTAAGTATAAGCGATGATTTAATGTGGAGATATTATGAGCTTTTGAGTGAAAAAAGCATATCTCAAATACAAGAAATTAAAAATGGTGTAAAAAATGGTAATATCCACCCAAAAAATGCAAAAGAGGCTTTAGCTTTAGAAATAACATCTAAATATCATGGTGAAAAAGCTGCAAATTTGGCAAAAATAGAGTTTGATAATGTTCATAGTAAGAACGAAATTCCGACTGAAATTCAAAGTTTTACTATAAAAGAAAATCCAGTTTGGATAATAAAAGCTTTGGTTGAGTGTAAAATGTGTGCTACAAATAGTGAAGCAAGAAGAAAAATTGCAGAAAATGCAGTAAGTATAAATCAAAGTAAAATTTCAGATGAGAAAATGGAGCTTAATGCTGGCGAATATGTATTACAAATAGGCAAAAAAAGTTTTGCCAAATTAAAGGTTGTATAA
- a CDS encoding RelA/SpoT family protein gives MKQINSGLFLGDLLEELSNCKDLDSAKSILFSFFTPSDKVKEAVEFCIKAHDGQTRKSGEPYAVHPILVSTIVAYMGGEESMVLSALLHDVIEDTCCGFEEIKVKFGLEVANLVEGLTKIVEIRDDQLIDANSNERMARSALSFRKMLLVSIQDVRVLVIKLCDRLHNMYTIDALAPEKQIRISEETLMVYAPIAHRLGISSIKNLLEDMSFKHVLPNEYAKIDGFINKFKQQLQLKLNSFSDELSEILLKNGFGENDFMIEKRLKHYYSIYLKMQRKGISIEEVLDLLAIRILVNEPKDCYLALGCLHTNFSPLISRFKDYIALPKQNGYQTIHTTLFVDKAIIEAQIRTFDMHKTAEYGVAAHWKYKDGDKLPKPHLEWLGDISTTNQEDENPEELYEYAKDSLYVEDINVLSPKGEIITLPRGATALDFAYEIHSEVGLHAKEAYINKIKVPLLAELKNGDFVKIVTDETPRYRCSWLNNVKTGKAKAAIRGFCKQKIKDINNFVAINILCATFNTKKRNILRWIENENLGKKVFKVASDSVFFQDVVNALKKYPRQNMTFSLNFGNKYEIKKQKFDNIVVYSNYKINDVEFDYCCNPKRGDDIIGFRNSHSVIVHHKLCERAAKLMQSGKEMIFVKWTRNAPLRYKIIASLENKRGSLASFLTFLVKMQVDLVTITLKESYDKQADFFELTIEVNENMDVNDIRDKIKDRYKIVEFISLKDAYSE, from the coding sequence TTGAAGCAAATAAATAGCGGACTGTTTTTAGGAGATCTGTTAGAGGAATTATCTAATTGTAAAGATCTTGATTCAGCTAAATCAATACTATTTAGCTTTTTTACTCCAAGCGATAAAGTAAAAGAAGCTGTTGAGTTTTGCATAAAAGCACATGATGGACAAACTAGAAAAAGTGGCGAACCTTATGCTGTGCATCCTATACTAGTAAGTACTATAGTTGCTTATATGGGCGGTGAAGAAAGCATGGTGCTTTCTGCTTTACTTCATGATGTTATAGAAGATACTTGTTGTGGATTTGAGGAAATAAAGGTTAAATTTGGACTAGAAGTTGCAAATTTAGTAGAAGGGCTTACAAAAATAGTAGAAATAAGAGATGATCAACTCATAGACGCTAATTCAAATGAAAGAATGGCTAGATCTGCTCTTAGCTTTAGAAAAATGCTTTTAGTATCCATTCAAGATGTTAGAGTTTTGGTTATTAAGCTTTGTGATAGACTTCATAATATGTATACAATCGATGCATTAGCCCCAGAAAAACAGATAAGAATAAGTGAAGAAACTCTTATGGTTTATGCACCGATTGCACATAGATTAGGAATTTCTTCTATCAAAAATTTACTTGAAGACATGAGTTTTAAACATGTTTTACCAAATGAATACGCTAAAATAGATGGTTTTATTAATAAATTTAAACAACAACTTCAGTTAAAACTAAATAGTTTTAGCGATGAATTATCAGAAATTTTGCTTAAAAATGGCTTTGGCGAAAATGATTTTATGATAGAAAAAAGATTGAAGCACTATTATTCTATATATTTAAAAATGCAAAGAAAAGGAATTTCTATAGAAGAGGTTTTAGATCTTTTAGCTATTAGAATTTTGGTTAATGAGCCAAAAGATTGTTATTTGGCATTAGGTTGCCTTCATACAAATTTTAGCCCTTTGATATCTAGATTTAAAGATTATATCGCACTTCCTAAGCAAAATGGATATCAGACCATACATACAACTCTTTTTGTTGATAAAGCTATAATTGAGGCTCAAATTAGAACTTTTGATATGCATAAAACAGCAGAATACGGAGTTGCAGCACATTGGAAATACAAAGATGGTGATAAACTTCCAAAACCACATCTTGAGTGGCTTGGTGATATATCTACTACAAATCAAGAAGATGAAAATCCAGAAGAGCTTTATGAATACGCAAAAGATAGTTTATATGTAGAAGATATAAATGTTTTATCGCCAAAAGGTGAGATTATAACCCTTCCAAGAGGTGCAACTGCACTTGATTTTGCATATGAGATACACAGCGAAGTTGGTCTTCACGCAAAAGAAGCATATATAAACAAAATTAAAGTTCCACTTCTTGCTGAGCTAAAAAATGGTGATTTTGTAAAGATAGTAACAGATGAAACTCCAAGATATAGATGTTCTTGGTTAAATAATGTAAAAACAGGTAAAGCAAAAGCTGCCATTAGAGGATTTTGTAAGCAAAAAATAAAAGATATAAATAATTTTGTTGCTATTAATATACTTTGTGCTACATTTAATACAAAAAAAAGAAATATATTAAGATGGATAGAAAATGAAAATTTAGGAAAAAAGGTTTTTAAGGTTGCAAGCGATTCTGTATTTTTTCAAGATGTTGTAAATGCTTTAAAAAAATATCCAAGACAAAATATGACATTTTCTTTAAATTTTGGCAACAAATATGAGATAAAAAAACAAAAATTTGATAATATAGTTGTTTATTCTAATTATAAAATAAATGATGTAGAGTTTGATTATTGCTGTAATCCAAAAAGAGGGGATGATATAATAGGTTTTAGAAACTCTCATAGTGTGATAGTTCATCATAAACTTTGCGAAAGGGCGGCAAAGCTTATGCAAAGTGGAAAAGAGATGATTTTTGTAAAATGGACTAGAAATGCACCTCTTAGATACAAAATAATAGCTAGTTTAGAAAATAAAAGAGGCTCATTAGCTTCATTTTTAACATTTCTTGTTAAAATGCAAGTTGATTTAGTTACAATTACATTAAAAGAAAGCTATGACAAACAGGCTGATTTTTTCGAACTTACTATAGAAGTTAATGAAAATATGGATGTAAATGATATAAGGGATAAAATTAAAGATAGATATAAGATAGTTGAGTTTATATCGCTTAAAGATGCTTATTCTGAGTAA
- a CDS encoding DNA-directed RNA polymerase subunit omega, giving the protein MRTEQIVSKALLNFDGDRYKLSLAVAKRAKALSMGAAPLIETDTRKMKFTDIAIMEIADGKVKIEASVEANK; this is encoded by the coding sequence ATGAGAACAGAACAAATAGTTTCAAAAGCACTTTTAAATTTTGATGGAGATAGATACAAGCTTTCACTTGCCGTTGCAAAAAGAGCAAAAGCTCTTTCTATGGGAGCAGCTCCGCTTATAGAAACTGATACTAGAAAAATGAAATTTACAGATATTGCTATCATGGAAATAGCTGATGGAAAAGTTAAAATAGAGGCGAGCGTTGAAGCAAATAAATAG
- the pyrH gene encoding UMP kinase, producing the protein MDKKKRILVKFSGEALAGTTGFGVDVSILKQISLQIKELVLNDIEVSIVIGGGNIIRGVSASAGGIIKRASGDHMGMLATVINAIAMREALENAGMDVRVQSAIKMEAICETFILGRAQRHLEKGRVVIFAAGTGNPFFTTDTAATLRAIEIEADLIIKATKVNGVYDKDPNKYEEAKLLNVLSYEEAMKDNIKVMDDTAIALAKDNNLPIVVCNMFKDGNLLKITNGDFSECSIVKNLNQEI; encoded by the coding sequence ATGGATAAGAAAAAAAGAATACTTGTTAAATTTTCAGGTGAAGCACTTGCTGGAACAACTGGTTTTGGTGTAGATGTTTCTATACTTAAACAAATTTCATTACAGATTAAAGAACTTGTTTTAAATGATATTGAAGTTAGTATAGTAATTGGCGGAGGTAATATTATAAGAGGCGTAAGTGCTTCAGCTGGCGGCATTATAAAAAGAGCAAGTGGAGATCATATGGGTATGCTTGCAACTGTAATAAATGCAATTGCTATGAGAGAAGCTTTAGAAAATGCAGGGATGGATGTTAGAGTTCAAAGTGCAATAAAAATGGAAGCTATATGCGAAACTTTCATTTTAGGTAGAGCTCAAAGACATTTAGAAAAAGGTCGTGTTGTTATCTTTGCGGCAGGAACGGGTAATCCATTTTTTACAACGGATACTGCAGCAACTCTAAGAGCTATAGAAATAGAAGCAGATCTTATAATAAAAGCCACAAAAGTAAATGGTGTATATGATAAAGATCCAAACAAATATGAAGAAGCGAAGTTGCTAAATGTTTTAAGTTATGAAGAAGCAATGAAAGATAACATTAAGGTTATGGATGATACTGCCATTGCTTTAGCAAAAGACAATAACTTGCCAATAGTAGTATGTAATATGTTTAAAGATGGAAATTTGCTTAAAATTACAAATGGTGATTTTAGCGAGTGTTCTATTGTAAAAAATTTAAATCAGGAGATATAA
- a CDS encoding murein hydrolase activator EnvC family protein → MKKAIFLFFAVFICFCAAATSTKDKIADKSNTLKSTQELEKSLNKKLEELASDIVVGEKNIALTDDQIKKLENQVEELKQKSTLELSELDKLTKQNSDLIRSKQNMEEMMIRIIAENFSFDLLSADHIEESEESIISREIVLNLSKDMKSKFEQLAKNYEETTNLIKTQNSKINNIKNSLKEYEDKKNELTITRKKRSDALEKSKKDKDIYLSRLTKLQAQQDELRKTLEKLKILSAKEDEEKKRKQEKESLKSAKSKNSPDNDIRIVGSSYKKGDVKKYTGSKTIAPLENFTVKQKFGNYVDSVYNIKIFNESVVLSSNEPNAKVRSVLAGRVVFAKNTSVLDNVVIIENPNGIHTIYAHLSQIAPTISVGSKVSKGYTIGRVRRDLTFEVTQQNYHIDPLEMISF, encoded by the coding sequence ATGAAAAAAGCTATATTTCTTTTTTTTGCTGTTTTTATCTGTTTTTGTGCGGCTGCAACTTCAACAAAAGATAAAATTGCAGATAAATCAAATACACTTAAATCAACACAAGAGTTAGAAAAATCTCTAAATAAAAAATTAGAAGAACTTGCAAGCGATATTGTAGTTGGCGAAAAAAATATAGCATTAACAGATGATCAGATTAAAAAATTAGAAAATCAAGTTGAAGAGTTAAAACAAAAATCAACTCTTGAGTTAAGCGAACTCGATAAGCTCACAAAACAAAACTCAGATCTTATACGCAGTAAGCAAAATATGGAAGAAATGATGATTCGTATAATTGCAGAAAATTTCTCTTTTGATTTGCTTTCTGCAGATCATATAGAAGAGAGTGAAGAAAGTATCATAAGTAGGGAAATAGTTTTAAATTTAAGCAAAGATATGAAATCTAAATTTGAACAACTTGCAAAAAATTATGAGGAAACTACAAATTTAATAAAAACCCAAAATTCAAAGATAAATAATATAAAAAATAGTCTAAAAGAGTATGAGGATAAAAAAAACGAACTTACAATAACAAGAAAAAAACGCTCAGATGCACTTGAAAAATCAAAAAAAGATAAAGATATCTATCTTTCTAGGCTTACAAAACTTCAAGCACAGCAAGATGAGCTTAGAAAAACTCTTGAGAAGTTAAAAATTTTAAGTGCAAAAGAAGATGAAGAAAAAAAGAGAAAACAAGAAAAAGAGAGTTTAAAATCAGCAAAATCTAAAAACTCACCAGATAATGATATTAGAATAGTTGGTTCAAGTTATAAAAAAGGCGATGTTAAAAAATACACTGGATCAAAAACTATAGCACCTCTTGAAAATTTCACAGTAAAACAGAAATTTGGTAATTATGTTGACTCTGTTTATAATATTAAGATATTTAATGAATCAGTTGTTCTGTCTTCAAATGAACCAAATGCGAAAGTAAGAAGTGTTCTTGCTGGAAGAGTTGTTTTTGCAAAAAATACAAGTGTTTTAGATAATGTTGTGATAATTGAAAATCCAAATGGCATACATACTATATATGCACATCTTTCTCAAATAGCACCTACTATAAGTGTTGGCAGTAAAGTTTCTAAAGGTTATACGATAGGAAGAGTTAGAAGAGATTTGACATTTGAAGTTACCCAACAAAATTATCATATTGATCCGCTTGAGATGATTTCTTTTTAA
- a CDS encoding cell division protein FtsX, translating to MKSFKSNMSVFLPLFILLFSFEFSFNAKNIVKNYEMAMNQDYNIIVVSKNDINETILKKEIYTFQSANKLTTDSILDKLKEDISSKNLSILKNSLPNFYSIKLNSFPSTKYMNEIKSKLLKIDGVTRVETFSKTHDKIYKFLLISKYFSYIFTSLITLIGLMLIYKQMKIWIYEHQERIDIMSLFGAAFWLKGGSLYKMVFISSLLSSAFVIIFFVIIFNLENVKNVFFELAIMLPDINILHDFFILFGTSLALTLIAVSFVMIKTSRSSV from the coding sequence ATGAAATCTTTTAAAAGTAATATGAGTGTATTTTTGCCTTTATTTATCTTGCTTTTTTCATTTGAATTTTCTTTTAATGCAAAAAATATAGTAAAAAATTATGAAATGGCTATGAATCAAGATTATAACATCATAGTTGTATCTAAAAATGATATAAATGAGACTATACTTAAAAAAGAAATTTATACATTTCAATCAGCTAATAAACTAACTACTGATTCTATACTAGATAAATTAAAAGAAGATATATCTTCAAAAAATTTATCTATTTTAAAAAACTCGCTTCCAAATTTTTATTCTATAAAGTTAAATTCTTTTCCTAGTACAAAATATATGAATGAAATTAAAAGTAAGCTTTTAAAAATAGATGGAGTTACTAGAGTTGAAACTTTTTCTAAAACTCACGATAAGATATATAAATTTCTTTTGATTTCCAAGTATTTTTCATATATTTTTACATCTTTAATAACGCTAATAGGTTTGATGCTTATATATAAACAGATGAAAATTTGGATATATGAACACCAAGAAAGAATAGATATAATGTCTCTTTTTGGGGCTGCTTTTTGGCTAAAAGGCGGTAGTTTATATAAAATGGTTTTTATTAGCTCTTTGCTTTCTAGTGCATTTGTTATAATATTTTTTGTAATTATTTTTAATCTAGAAAATGTTAAAAACGTATTTTTTGAACTTGCTATTATGCTTCCTGATATAAACATACTTCATGATTTTTTCATCCTTTTTGGTACATCATTAGCACTTACATTAATTGCTGTAAGTTTTGTTATGATAAAAACATCTAGGTCTAGTGTATGA
- a CDS encoding cell division ATP-binding protein FtsE, whose translation MPHPIIKTENLLLGYEKDDIVINSANLEIFPNDFVFITGQSGSGKSTILKSFYGEIVPKKGMLNVCMYDLNSINKSNLNALRRKIGIIFQNYRLINEWSVEQNVMLPLIIKGFSKNTCKKQSTKLLNHVNMLHKADKYPFELSGGEQQRVAMARALAHNPMLILCDEPTGNLDDYSSDIIWSLLRSAREMLGATIIVVTHRIPSLLRMQYRHFSIEKGNVNEIF comes from the coding sequence ATGCCACATCCTATAATAAAAACAGAAAATCTACTTCTTGGTTACGAAAAAGATGATATTGTTATAAATAGTGCAAATTTAGAGATATTTCCAAATGATTTTGTTTTTATAACAGGACAAAGCGGAAGTGGAAAATCCACAATATTAAAGTCTTTTTATGGAGAAATAGTTCCTAAAAAAGGTATGTTAAATGTCTGTATGTATGATTTAAACAGTATCAATAAATCAAATTTGAATGCATTAAGACGAAAAATAGGCATTATATTTCAAAACTACCGCCTTATAAATGAGTGGAGCGTTGAACAAAATGTTATGTTGCCACTTATAATAAAAGGTTTTTCTAAAAATACTTGTAAAAAGCAGAGCACAAAGCTTTTAAATCATGTAAATATGTTACATAAAGCCGATAAATATCCTTTTGAATTAAGTGGTGGAGAGCAGCAAAGAGTTGCTATGGCTAGAGCATTAGCTCATAATCCTATGCTTATTTTATGTGATGAACCAACTGGAAATTTAGATGATTATTCAAGTGATATTATATGGAGTTTGTTAAGGTCAGCAAGAGAGATGCTTGGTGCTACTATCATAGTTGTAACACACCGCATACCATCACTTTTACGAATGCAATATAGACACTTTAGCATAGAAAAAGGAAATGTTAATGAAATCTTTTAA